One genomic window of Spirochaetaceae bacterium includes the following:
- a CDS encoding urease subunit beta has protein sequence MQYRETSPADGHARAAAAADSEHGAGGGNGWAPGQVWTARNSWRSLAERKTVQLAVANTGDRPIQVGSHFHFFEVNRALVFDRSRAYGMRLAIAAGTAVRFEPGQRHLVRLLALGGERVCHGLNGLVNGALDDPGVRAAALAKMRTEEFGNE, from the coding sequence ATGCAGTACAGAGAAACGAGTCCGGCGGATGGACACGCCCGCGCGGCGGCCGCCGCGGACAGCGAGCACGGCGCCGGGGGCGGCAACGGTTGGGCGCCGGGACAGGTCTGGACCGCGCGCAACTCGTGGCGCAGCCTGGCGGAACGGAAGACCGTGCAACTGGCGGTGGCCAATACCGGCGACCGGCCGATCCAGGTGGGCAGCCACTTCCACTTCTTCGAGGTGAATCGCGCCCTGGTGTTCGACCGCTCGCGCGCGTACGGCATGAGGCTGGCCATCGCCGCCGGCACGGCGGTGCGCTTCGAGCCCGGCCAGCGTCACCTGGTGCGCCTGCTGGCCCTGGGCGGTGAGCGCGTCTGCCACGGGCTGAACGGCCTGGTGAACGGCGCGCTCGACGACCCCGGCGTGCGCGCTGCGGCGCTGGCGAAGATGCGGACAGAGGAATTCGGCAATGAGTGA
- the urtE gene encoding urea ABC transporter ATP-binding subunit UrtE: MRREAEVLLETSALRSGYGSSVIVHDLDLQVSAGEVVAVMGRNGVGKSTLLKTLIGVLGTAGGTITFGGDDVTRWNADRRSRAGIGYVPQGREIFPFLTVSENLYLGMEAHDRSRDQAPPWLFELFPDLAGILERRGGDLSGGQQQQLAIARVLITGPRLLLLDEPTEGIQPSIVQEIERAIRGIRDQGELAILLVEQSLDFALRLADRVYVMDHGNFVHEGRAGAENRAVVESHLML, translated from the coding sequence ATGCGCCGGGAGGCGGAAGTGCTGCTTGAAACCAGTGCCCTGCGTTCCGGGTACGGCAGCTCGGTGATCGTGCACGATCTCGACCTGCAGGTGAGCGCCGGCGAGGTGGTGGCGGTGATGGGACGCAATGGCGTCGGCAAGAGTACGCTGCTGAAAACGCTTATCGGCGTGCTCGGCACCGCCGGCGGGACGATCACGTTTGGCGGGGATGACGTGACGCGCTGGAACGCGGACCGGCGCTCGCGCGCCGGCATCGGCTACGTGCCGCAGGGGCGCGAGATTTTTCCGTTTCTGACCGTATCCGAGAACCTCTACCTCGGCATGGAGGCGCACGACCGGTCGCGCGACCAGGCGCCGCCGTGGCTGTTCGAGCTGTTTCCCGACCTTGCCGGTATCCTGGAACGGCGCGGCGGCGACCTCAGCGGCGGCCAGCAGCAGCAACTGGCGATAGCCCGCGTGCTGATCACCGGCCCGCGCCTGCTGCTGCTGGACGAACCGACAGAGGGCATTCAACCATCCATCGTCCAGGAGATAGAGCGGGCGATCCGCGGAATCCGCGACCAGGGCGAGTTGGCGATCCTGCTGGTGGAGCAATCGCTCGACTTCGCGCTGCGCCTCGCCGACCGCGTGTACGTGATGGACCACGGCAACTTCGTCCACGAAGGCCGTGCCGGGGCGGAGAACCGCGCGGTCGTCGAGAGTCACCTGATGCTGTAG
- a CDS encoding urease subunit gamma: MFTPHERDKLLLAVAAMVARDRLGRGIKLNYPEANAMIATQIMEWAREGRSLPDIVELGPTILSADEVMSGVAEMIPSVQVEATFPDGTKLVTLHHPIQ; encoded by the coding sequence ATGTTTACGCCGCATGAACGAGACAAGCTGCTGTTGGCGGTCGCCGCGATGGTGGCGCGCGACCGGCTCGGCCGCGGAATCAAGCTCAACTACCCGGAAGCGAACGCGATGATCGCGACCCAGATCATGGAGTGGGCGCGCGAAGGCCGTTCGCTGCCCGACATCGTCGAGCTCGGCCCGACGATTCTGTCCGCCGACGAAGTGATGAGCGGCGTTGCGGAGATGATCCCCAGTGTCCAGGTCGAGGCGACGTTCCCGGACGGCACCAAGCTGGTGACGCTGCACCACCCGATCCAGTGA